One window of the Runella slithyformis DSM 19594 genome contains the following:
- a CDS encoding LytR/AlgR family response regulator transcription factor: MSSFLQSIPFESAVQLPRFQTKNGEQTIDLRRILYLSAQGNYTRFHLDDGEQVITSHSLSIYARLLEKHGFVRVHKSHLLNLEFLRHCRIQRSQWLVLPDRQTLEIARRRRAKLKKTMAAL; the protein is encoded by the coding sequence ATGTCTTCTTTTTTGCAATCCATTCCTTTTGAAAGCGCGGTGCAGTTGCCGCGCTTTCAAACCAAAAACGGTGAGCAGACCATTGACCTCCGCCGTATTCTTTACCTCAGCGCGCAGGGAAATTACACCCGTTTTCACCTGGATGACGGCGAACAGGTCATCACCTCGCATTCGCTCAGCATTTACGCCCGCCTGCTGGAAAAGCACGGCTTTGTACGCGTGCACAAATCGCACCTACTCAACCTGGAGTTTCTCAGGCATTGCCGCATTCAACGATCACAGTGGCTGGTGCTGCCTGATCGCCAAACCCTCGAAATAGCAAGAAGAAGAAGGGCGAAGCTCAAAAAAACGATGGCGGCGCTGTAA
- a CDS encoding AAA family ATPase encodes MRHIINLIGPPAAGKSTVIRELKLLLPFYDVLSIDDFRRQQEETTPERENTAWNQLWLEALKSDYCLIESTGTSLNLGMILDRLWRAPGTNIITVALKATLRIRRQREEQRRWSDYRQPPLYEAPSDRPWRPISGMSISISLDTGKRLPTQTAALLLAQLPADFLE; translated from the coding sequence ATGCGACACATCATCAATCTGATTGGGCCTCCTGCTGCGGGGAAAAGCACCGTCATCCGGGAATTGAAACTCCTGCTCCCCTTCTATGACGTACTGTCCATTGATGATTTCCGTCGGCAGCAGGAGGAAACAACACCTGAACGGGAAAATACCGCTTGGAATCAACTGTGGCTGGAGGCGCTCAAATCGGACTACTGCCTCATTGAAAGCACCGGCACTTCCCTCAATCTGGGCATGATCCTGGACCGATTATGGCGGGCACCGGGCACCAATATCATCACCGTGGCCCTGAAAGCAACGCTCCGCATACGACGTCAACGCGAAGAGCAGCGCCGCTGGAGCGACTACCGACAGCCGCCGCTCTATGAAGCCCCCTCCGACCGACCGTGGCGGCCCATTTCGGGGATGTCCATCTCGATCAGTTTGGACACAGGCAAACGACTTCCCACCCAAACGGCGGCCCTGCTTTTAGCACAATTACCGGCAGATTTTTTGGAATAA
- a CDS encoding Gfo/Idh/MocA family protein: MDNFQLNRRHFLLGTSASLALTAFSAKGMKNLKLAKTYRVALIGTGWYGKSDLFRLIQVASVEVVALCDVDKNMLEAAGKLVSQRQKSGKVPKLYGDYKKMLAENQLDIVLIGTPDHWHALQAIDAVKAGAHVYVQKPISVDVIEGEAMVAAARKYGKVVQVGTQRKSTPHLIDAKKNIVDAGLLGKISHVEMCCYFHMRNNGNPPTEPVPAFLDYETWTGPAPLRPYDGLPHIRWWRTFMEYGNGITGDMCVHMFDTVRWMLKLGWPTRISSQGGIFVQKDGKSNISDTQSAVFEYPELNCVWQHRTWGTPNNPAYPWSLTLYGDKGTLWASTMAYDFIPQGKGEKIHKDVVYEKEKYPEDNTEERIELNAAPATRLHMLDFIAAIENGGRPVADIEEGHISTASCILANISMKLGRPVVYDPKKREVVGDREATALLQRPYRQPYKHPDPAKV; this comes from the coding sequence ATGGATAATTTTCAACTCAACCGCCGTCATTTCCTGCTCGGAACGTCGGCGTCTCTGGCCCTTACGGCGTTCAGTGCCAAAGGGATGAAGAATCTCAAGTTGGCAAAAACCTACCGGGTCGCGCTGATCGGTACGGGCTGGTACGGCAAAAGCGATCTGTTTCGCCTCATTCAGGTAGCTTCCGTTGAGGTAGTTGCCCTCTGCGATGTCGACAAAAACATGTTGGAAGCCGCCGGCAAGCTGGTAAGCCAGCGTCAGAAGTCGGGCAAGGTACCCAAGCTGTACGGCGATTATAAAAAGATGCTTGCCGAAAACCAACTCGACATTGTGCTCATCGGCACCCCCGACCATTGGCATGCGCTCCAGGCCATCGACGCCGTCAAAGCCGGCGCGCACGTGTATGTACAAAAACCCATCAGTGTCGACGTCATCGAAGGAGAAGCCATGGTGGCCGCCGCCCGCAAGTACGGCAAGGTGGTGCAGGTAGGCACGCAGCGTAAAAGTACCCCCCACCTCATTGACGCCAAAAAGAACATTGTCGATGCCGGGCTGTTGGGAAAAATATCGCACGTGGAGATGTGCTGCTACTTTCACATGCGCAACAACGGAAACCCGCCCACCGAACCGGTTCCCGCTTTTCTGGATTATGAAACCTGGACCGGCCCTGCGCCCCTGCGCCCCTACGACGGCCTGCCGCACATCCGCTGGTGGCGTACGTTCATGGAATACGGCAACGGCATCACGGGCGATATGTGCGTTCACATGTTTGATACCGTTCGCTGGATGCTGAAACTGGGCTGGCCCACGCGAATCTCTTCACAGGGCGGTATCTTCGTGCAGAAAGACGGGAAATCCAATATTTCGGATACCCAATCGGCGGTTTTTGAGTATCCCGAGCTAAACTGCGTATGGCAGCACCGCACCTGGGGTACGCCCAACAATCCCGCCTATCCCTGGTCGTTGACCCTTTACGGCGATAAAGGCACCCTCTGGGCGAGCACCATGGCGTATGATTTTATTCCGCAGGGTAAAGGCGAAAAGATCCATAAAGATGTGGTCTATGAAAAAGAAAAATACCCTGAAGATAACACCGAAGAGCGCATCGAGCTCAACGCTGCCCCCGCTACGCGCCTGCACATGCTGGACTTTATCGCGGCCATCGAAAACGGCGGCCGCCCGGTAGCCGACATTGAAGAAGGGCATATTTCAACGGCAAGCTGTATTTTGGCCAATATTTCCATGAAGCTCGGCCGTCCCGTAGTATATGATCCCAAGAAGCGTGAAGTGGTAGGTGACCGCGAGGCAACCGCGCTGCTGCAACGACCCTATCGCCAACCGTACAAACATCCGGACCCGGCGAAGGTATAA
- a CDS encoding PAS domain S-box protein, which produces MEKIPIPPNEKERLKALLNYQIIDTPAEAEFDRLTELATLICGTPISLVSLLDENRQWFKSKVGLNIPETDRNHAFCGYAIMDSDILEVEDAAKDERFKNNLLVVSEPFIRFYAGYPLVDPNGYALGTLCVIDNKPSKLNDQQQRALKLLGEVAISMIVERRQREEQRHFEKLFDSSNDLICVANAAGYFQRINPAFKEVLGWDENTLLSTSFLEFIHPHELESGRLQLEDLLKGDPTGTFTYRFRCSNGTYKNLQWVATLEKATGNIFAIARDVSAEKEKEHQLKLSEDRFRAFFENSQGLMCTHDLQGNFLSVNEAGAGILGYTVKELVGMSLYDIVPSNHHLELTGYLNMIQNEGKASGLMHTLDKNGSRRIWIFNNICEKSPSGSNYVIGNALDITKRHQLENDLKKTKEMLEQTNRIACVGGWELDLVKERLFWTEVTKEIHEVTPDFIPNLAKAIAFYKEGDSRTKITHAVREAIQNGTSFDLELQIVTAKGRERWVRVLGNVEYENGKSRRLYGACQNIHVQKKAHIEANRSRKLLNDVLQSASEVAIIATDADGIIMLFNSGAERMLGYRAEEVIGTRSPSIIHAPEEIQQRSEELSREYGRTIAGFRTFVHKAELEGSEQREWTFIRKDGSRFMVSLVVHPIRDNEGTVIGYLGVAIDISERKKTEQALVIEKARLVAFVEHAPAAVAMLDRDFKYIAISNRWVEEYQLKGRNVLGLSHYEVFPNVSQEWKDIHARCLLGAVEKKEEDKWRPEGWEHDQFLKWEVRPWFQFDGSVGGIMMFTQDITDVCLQREELKKAKVQAEQASVAKSEFLANMSHEIRTPLNGVIGFTDLLLKTALNETQQQYLSIVNQSANSLLSIINDILDFSKIEAGKLELDIDRCDIFELGSQTADIITYQAQSKGLEMLLNISLNLPRFIWTDEVRLKQVLVNLLSNAVKFTKEGEIELKIEPLTDTSQEIITLRFEVRDTGIGIKPDKQEKIFDAFSQEDASTTKKYGGTGLGLAISNKLLGLMGSRLQLRSEPGQGSTFYFDLTLKTEPGESITWENIDLIKNVLIVDDNDNNRVILRQMLLLKQIVSEEAKNGFEALQLLAQGKRYDAIMMDYHMPYMDGLETIRKIRSSFQKLPEEQPVILLHSSSDDGTIIKGCEELMVNQRLVKPIKMQEMYDALSRMYRKTEKVSAQSLAVENKKESGNIRVLIAEDNPVNMLLAKTIIRRAAPNAVIIESLNGREALRACQAQLPDIIFMDVQMPEMNGYEATQMIRNLQADVHVPIIALTAGNLKGEKDKCLEAGMDDFIAKPFVEEAIISLFEKWVGEKQKNDRNNAARNFNDINTHFNIETMKAYVGDDEGVLGEFLLLTIIELEKAYYALLEKAEGKDFAGLKAVGHKLYGTAVTAGTMELAAFARKIEMLHEFNPTTIAGLLLQTQEEILLVKKLIREIIPAGKVSG; this is translated from the coding sequence ATGGAAAAAATACCCATACCACCCAATGAGAAAGAACGACTGAAAGCACTGTTGAACTATCAAATCATTGATACACCGGCTGAGGCCGAGTTTGATCGGCTGACAGAGCTGGCGACCCTAATTTGCGGCACTCCCATCTCCTTGGTTTCATTGCTTGATGAAAATAGGCAGTGGTTTAAATCCAAAGTAGGGCTGAACATACCCGAAACCGATAGGAATCATGCTTTTTGCGGGTATGCCATTATGGACAGCGACATTCTGGAGGTGGAAGATGCCGCTAAAGATGAACGCTTTAAAAATAACTTACTGGTAGTATCCGAGCCGTTTATTCGTTTTTATGCCGGGTATCCGCTGGTAGACCCCAATGGATACGCGTTGGGTACGCTGTGTGTCATTGACAACAAGCCCAGTAAACTTAACGACCAACAGCAACGTGCCTTAAAATTGCTGGGAGAAGTTGCAATATCAATGATCGTAGAGCGTCGTCAGCGAGAAGAGCAGAGGCATTTTGAAAAGCTCTTCGATTCTTCCAATGATCTCATCTGTGTAGCAAATGCGGCCGGCTACTTTCAAAGAATCAATCCTGCCTTTAAAGAAGTGCTCGGTTGGGATGAAAATACCCTTTTATCGACCTCTTTCCTTGAATTCATTCACCCTCATGAGCTAGAAAGCGGTCGACTGCAGTTGGAAGATTTGTTGAAAGGTGACCCTACCGGAACGTTTACGTATCGTTTCAGATGCAGCAACGGTACATATAAAAACCTGCAGTGGGTAGCCACGCTCGAAAAAGCAACGGGCAATATCTTCGCTATTGCCAGAGATGTTTCTGCGGAAAAGGAGAAAGAACATCAACTTAAGCTCAGCGAGGACCGGTTCCGGGCATTTTTTGAAAATTCGCAGGGCTTGATGTGTACGCACGACCTACAGGGGAATTTTCTTTCGGTCAATGAAGCCGGGGCAGGTATCTTAGGATATACGGTAAAGGAACTTGTGGGCATGAGCCTGTACGATATCGTGCCCTCAAATCATCATCTCGAGCTGACCGGCTACCTGAACATGATTCAAAATGAAGGGAAGGCCAGTGGATTGATGCATACATTGGATAAAAATGGCTCGCGAAGAATATGGATATTTAATAATATTTGTGAAAAAAGTCCCTCCGGTTCGAATTATGTCATCGGAAATGCACTTGATATTACTAAAAGACACCAACTGGAAAATGACCTGAAGAAAACGAAAGAAATGCTTGAGCAAACCAACCGGATTGCCTGTGTGGGAGGTTGGGAGTTGGACTTGGTCAAGGAAAGGTTGTTTTGGACGGAGGTGACCAAAGAGATCCACGAAGTAACCCCTGATTTTATCCCCAATTTGGCCAAAGCCATTGCGTTTTACAAAGAAGGCGACAGCCGGACGAAAATCACCCATGCGGTCAGGGAGGCCATTCAAAACGGAACTTCTTTTGACCTGGAATTGCAGATCGTGACGGCCAAAGGTCGGGAGCGTTGGGTGCGGGTTTTGGGCAATGTAGAATATGAGAATGGAAAAAGCCGCCGACTATACGGCGCGTGTCAAAATATACACGTTCAGAAAAAAGCCCACATCGAAGCCAATCGTTCCCGAAAACTCCTCAACGATGTGCTTCAGTCGGCGTCGGAAGTAGCCATTATTGCTACGGATGCTGACGGAATCATTATGCTTTTTAACAGTGGAGCCGAACGAATGCTGGGCTACCGGGCAGAGGAGGTGATCGGCACACGTAGCCCTTCCATCATTCACGCCCCGGAAGAGATTCAACAACGTAGTGAAGAGCTCAGTCGAGAATACGGACGAACAATTGCAGGATTCCGGACCTTTGTGCACAAGGCCGAGTTGGAAGGCTCAGAGCAGCGGGAATGGACGTTTATCAGAAAAGACGGCTCGCGCTTTATGGTTTCGTTGGTGGTGCATCCTATTCGGGATAACGAGGGGACCGTCATCGGCTATTTGGGCGTAGCCATTGATATCTCTGAACGTAAAAAGACCGAACAGGCATTGGTCATTGAAAAAGCCCGACTCGTGGCCTTTGTAGAGCACGCACCTGCTGCTGTGGCAATGTTAGATCGAGATTTTAAATACATTGCTATAAGTAACCGTTGGGTGGAAGAATATCAATTAAAAGGCAGAAATGTGCTTGGCCTGAGTCATTATGAGGTATTTCCAAATGTATCACAGGAATGGAAAGATATTCATGCGCGGTGTCTCCTGGGAGCGGTTGAAAAAAAGGAGGAGGATAAATGGCGTCCGGAAGGCTGGGAGCATGACCAGTTTTTAAAGTGGGAAGTGCGCCCTTGGTTTCAATTTGACGGTTCAGTGGGTGGTATCATGATGTTCACTCAGGATATTACGGATGTTTGTCTGCAACGGGAAGAACTGAAAAAGGCCAAAGTACAGGCCGAGCAGGCAAGCGTGGCAAAATCGGAGTTTTTGGCCAATATGAGTCATGAAATACGGACCCCCCTCAATGGAGTGATCGGTTTTACGGACCTGCTCTTAAAAACCGCCCTCAATGAAACCCAGCAGCAGTACCTCTCGATCGTGAATCAATCGGCAAATTCGCTGTTGTCTATTATCAACGATATTCTTGATTTTTCAAAAATAGAGGCCGGTAAACTGGAATTGGACATTGATCGATGTGACATCTTTGAGCTGGGAAGCCAAACCGCCGATATTATTACTTATCAGGCGCAAAGCAAAGGGCTGGAAATGTTGTTGAATATCTCGTTGAACCTGCCCCGATTCATTTGGACGGATGAAGTAAGGTTGAAACAGGTATTGGTCAACCTTTTAAGCAATGCCGTGAAGTTTACGAAGGAAGGGGAGATAGAATTGAAGATTGAACCGCTGACCGATACCTCGCAGGAAATCATCACCCTGCGCTTTGAAGTGAGGGATACGGGTATCGGCATTAAGCCCGATAAGCAGGAGAAAATATTTGATGCGTTTTCACAGGAAGATGCTTCCACCACCAAAAAATACGGTGGAACGGGGCTCGGACTGGCTATTTCCAACAAGTTGCTGGGATTGATGGGCAGTAGACTGCAATTGAGAAGTGAGCCCGGACAGGGAAGTACGTTCTATTTTGACCTGACCCTAAAAACCGAACCCGGCGAATCTATCACTTGGGAAAATATCGACCTGATCAAAAATGTTCTCATTGTTGACGATAACGACAATAATCGGGTGATACTGAGGCAGATGCTCTTGCTGAAGCAGATTGTTTCCGAAGAAGCCAAAAACGGATTTGAGGCGCTGCAATTGCTGGCCCAAGGCAAACGATACGACGCCATCATGATGGATTACCACATGCCGTACATGGATGGATTGGAAACCATTCGGAAAATAAGGAGCAGTTTTCAGAAGTTACCGGAAGAGCAGCCGGTCATTCTGCTGCACAGCTCTTCTGACGACGGCACCATCATCAAAGGCTGTGAAGAGTTGATGGTCAATCAGCGATTGGTCAAACCCATCAAAATGCAGGAAATGTACGATGCACTTTCCCGAATGTATCGAAAAACGGAGAAAGTTTCTGCGCAGTCGTTGGCCGTAGAAAATAAAAAGGAATCCGGCAATATACGGGTATTGATCGCTGAAGATAACCCCGTTAATATGCTGTTGGCCAAGACCATTATTCGGCGTGCAGCACCCAATGCGGTGATCATCGAATCCCTCAACGGCCGTGAAGCGCTCAGGGCCTGCCAAGCGCAACTGCCCGATATTATTTTTATGGATGTACAGATGCCCGAAATGAATGGCTATGAAGCAACGCAGATGATCAGAAACTTACAGGCTGATGTACATGTTCCGATCATTGCCCTAACGGCCGGAAACCTGAAAGGAGAGAAAGATAAATGCCTGGAAGCGGGAATGGACGATTTTATTGCTAAGCCGTTTGTGGAAGAAGCCATTATCAGTCTGTTTGAGAAATGGGTGGGAGAAAAGCAAAAAAACGACCGGAATAATGCAGCCCGAAACTTCAATGATATCAACACTCATTTTAACATTGAGACCATGAAAGCGTACGTGGGCGACGATGAAGGGGTGCTTGGTGAGTTTTTATTGCTGACAATCATTGAGTTGGAAAAAGCCTATTATGCCCTGTTGGAGAAGGCCGAGGGAAAAGATTTTGCCGGGCTGAAGGCAGTGGGCCATAAGCTGTATGGCACTGCCGTAACGGCGGGTACGATGGAATTGGCTGCGTTTGCCAGAAAGATTGAAATGTTACACGAATTCAACCCAACAACTATTGCCGGATTATTGCTGCAGACACAGGAAGAGATTCTGTTGGTCAAAAAGCTCATCCGCGAGATTATACCTGCCGGGAAGGTGTCCGGTTAA
- a CDS encoding SMP-30/gluconolactonase/LRE family protein — MSFSPANSQSADAPKLIGEGATLQLVSDQFSFTEGPTVDKKGNIFFTDQPNDKIWKYDTDGKLTLFMEKTGRSNGLFFDKKGNLISCADEKNQLWSISPKGKVKVLLDGYQGFKFNGPNDLWIDAKGGIYFTDPYYQRDYWERKKPEIEGQKVYYLPKGKKEAFIVDGTLTQPNGIVGTPDGKYLYVADIRASKTYKYQINDDGTLTDRQLFVSQGSDGMTLDSRGNLYITGKGVTVYDPTGKKIETIAVPVGWTANLCFGGKNRDLLFITASKSVFTLQMQVKGVE, encoded by the coding sequence ATGTCTTTTTCACCTGCCAACAGCCAATCGGCCGATGCCCCCAAACTGATCGGAGAGGGAGCGACGCTACAGTTGGTGTCCGACCAATTCTCATTTACGGAAGGGCCCACCGTCGATAAAAAAGGAAATATCTTTTTTACCGATCAACCCAATGATAAGATATGGAAATACGACACCGATGGAAAGCTCACCCTTTTCATGGAAAAAACGGGCCGCTCCAACGGCTTATTTTTTGATAAAAAAGGCAATCTGATCTCCTGCGCTGACGAAAAGAACCAACTTTGGTCCATCAGCCCCAAGGGCAAGGTCAAGGTGTTGTTGGATGGCTATCAGGGCTTTAAATTCAACGGGCCCAATGACTTGTGGATTGACGCCAAAGGCGGCATTTATTTTACCGACCCCTATTACCAACGTGATTATTGGGAACGCAAAAAACCCGAGATCGAAGGGCAAAAGGTGTATTATTTACCCAAAGGGAAAAAGGAAGCGTTTATTGTAGACGGTACGCTGACGCAACCCAACGGCATTGTAGGTACGCCCGATGGAAAATACCTCTACGTGGCCGACATTCGCGCGAGTAAAACCTACAAATACCAAATCAACGACGACGGCACGCTGACCGACCGCCAACTGTTTGTTTCGCAAGGCTCGGACGGCATGACGCTCGACAGCCGGGGCAATCTCTACATTACCGGAAAAGGCGTCACCGTCTATGATCCTACAGGCAAAAAAATAGAGACGATCGCCGTTCCGGTGGGCTGGACGGCGAATCTGTGTTTTGGCGGTAAAAATCGTGACCTCTTATTCATCACCGCTTCCAAATCGGTTTTTACGCTGCAAATGCAGGTAAAAGGTGTGGAATAA
- the tsaD gene encoding tRNA (adenosine(37)-N6)-threonylcarbamoyltransferase complex transferase subunit TsaD, with protein MTTILAIESSCDETSAAVISNGQLRSNIVATQLIHQKYGGVVPELASRAHQQHILPVVEKALKDAKVSKKDLNAIAFTRGPGLLGALLVGASFAKALALGLDIPLIEVNHMQAHVLAHFIEEPRPAFPFLCLTVSGGHTQIVLVRGPLEMEVIGETQDDAVGEAFDKTAKLLNLPYPGGPLVDQYAQKGNPSAFPFPISEMPGLHFSFSGIKTSVLYFLQSRTKEDPRFVEENIADICAGVQHTLIKMLLQKLRKAAKQTGISDIAIAGGVSANSGLRKSLREMGEKDGWNVYIPRFEYCTDNAGMIAMAAHFKFQQKQFAEQTISPMPRMAI; from the coding sequence ATGACAACAATATTAGCCATAGAATCTTCGTGTGATGAAACCTCGGCAGCTGTAATTTCAAACGGTCAACTGCGCTCCAACATTGTAGCCACGCAGCTGATTCATCAAAAATACGGGGGTGTTGTTCCGGAACTTGCCTCGCGCGCGCACCAGCAGCACATTCTGCCGGTGGTCGAAAAAGCACTTAAAGACGCAAAAGTAAGCAAAAAAGACCTGAATGCCATCGCTTTTACGCGTGGACCCGGTTTGCTGGGGGCCTTATTGGTGGGGGCTTCCTTTGCCAAGGCGCTGGCCTTGGGGCTGGATATTCCCCTGATCGAGGTCAATCACATGCAGGCGCATGTACTGGCGCACTTCATTGAAGAGCCTCGTCCGGCGTTTCCTTTTTTGTGTTTGACCGTGAGCGGAGGTCATACCCAGATTGTATTGGTCCGCGGTCCGCTGGAGATGGAGGTCATCGGCGAGACCCAGGACGATGCCGTAGGGGAAGCCTTTGACAAGACCGCCAAGTTGCTCAATCTCCCCTACCCGGGTGGCCCGCTGGTCGATCAATATGCCCAAAAGGGCAATCCGTCGGCGTTTCCGTTTCCCATTTCCGAAATGCCCGGCCTCCATTTTTCCTTCAGCGGTATCAAAACTTCCGTTCTGTATTTTTTACAAAGCCGAACCAAAGAAGACCCCCGGTTTGTGGAAGAAAACATCGCAGATATCTGCGCCGGTGTGCAGCATACGCTGATCAAAATGTTATTGCAAAAACTGCGAAAAGCCGCCAAACAAACGGGTATTTCTGATATTGCCATTGCGGGCGGTGTATCGGCCAATTCCGGTTTGAGAAAGTCGTTGCGGGAAATGGGCGAAAAAGACGGATGGAACGTATATATTCCTCGGTTTGAATATTGTACCGACAATGCCGGCATGATCGCCATGGCGGCTCACTTTAAATTTCAGCAGAAACAGTTTGCTGAACAAACCATCAGTCCTATGCCAAGAATGGCCATTTAA